A genome region from Acinetobacter lwoffii includes the following:
- a CDS encoding leucyl aminopeptidase, whose amino-acid sequence MKLTINTSFPENGSSQSLLILVDSEQLQNTTATYQINNLDTLIEASQFKAALAESLSLIGQVSQSSHAALIGLGKVAELQPAKLAKIAQTIIQVTQKKFKQISVDLTQLPQEFHYLFALFLTQASYGYDEYKSKKNEFVLEQIDLIATHSVLTTEQLQLVQAVQSGQNLARDLGNRPGNICFPEYLAEQAVALAAEYPDLLKVTVLDEQQMADLGMGAFLAVSKGSERPGRIISIEYQSERSEAPVVLVGKGITFDTGGISLKPGAGMDEMKYDMCGAASVLGTMRALCEARLPLHVVGTIAAAENMPSGKATRPGDIVTTMSGQTVEILNTDAEGRLVLCDTLTYVKRFNPALVIDIATLTGACVVALGSVLTGLFTPDDKLAAELEAAGQHSFDRVWRMPVLDDYQEQLDSPFADIGNIGGPKAGSVTAACFLQRFTREYRWAHLDVAGTAWNSGTNKGATGRPVPLLMQFLANRVQSNG is encoded by the coding sequence ATGAAACTTACAATTAATACGTCATTCCCAGAGAATGGATCAAGTCAATCTTTGTTGATTTTAGTTGACTCAGAACAACTTCAGAATACAACCGCAACCTATCAAATCAATAATTTAGACACATTAATTGAAGCCTCTCAATTCAAGGCAGCGTTGGCGGAAAGCCTGAGCCTGATTGGTCAGGTGAGCCAGTCCAGCCATGCAGCACTAATTGGTTTAGGCAAGGTCGCTGAACTGCAACCGGCAAAACTTGCAAAAATCGCGCAAACTATTATTCAAGTCACTCAAAAAAAATTCAAACAGATTTCTGTAGATCTGACACAACTTCCACAAGAATTCCATTATCTGTTTGCGCTCTTCCTGACTCAGGCCAGCTATGGTTATGATGAATATAAATCCAAGAAGAATGAATTTGTGCTCGAGCAGATCGACCTGATTGCCACTCATAGCGTCTTAACTACCGAACAGTTGCAACTGGTACAAGCAGTGCAAAGCGGACAAAATCTGGCACGTGACCTGGGCAACCGTCCGGGCAATATCTGTTTCCCTGAATATCTTGCAGAACAGGCGGTGGCTTTGGCGGCTGAATATCCAGACCTACTTAAAGTCACAGTGCTGGATGAACAGCAAATGGCAGATTTAGGCATGGGCGCCTTCCTTGCGGTAAGTAAAGGTTCAGAGCGTCCTGGTCGGATTATCAGCATAGAATATCAGTCAGAGCGTAGCGAAGCACCGGTAGTCTTGGTGGGTAAAGGCATTACGTTTGATACCGGCGGTATTTCCCTTAAACCAGGCGCAGGCATGGACGAGATGAAATACGACATGTGCGGTGCAGCTTCTGTACTCGGTACAATGCGTGCATTGTGCGAAGCCCGCTTACCTCTACATGTGGTGGGAACCATCGCTGCAGCAGAAAACATGCCTTCAGGTAAAGCCACCCGTCCTGGTGATATCGTAACGACCATGAGCGGTCAGACGGTTGAAATCCTGAATACCGATGCCGAAGGTCGTTTGGTCCTATGTGATACCTTGACCTATGTAAAACGTTTTAATCCTGCTTTGGTGATTGATATTGCGACCTTAACCGGTGCCTGTGTGGTCGCTTTGGGTTCAGTACTAACGGGTCTGTTCACGCCAGATGATAAACTGGCAGCAGAACTAGAAGCTGCCGGCCAGCACTCCTTTGACCGGGTATGGCGTATGCCGGTACTGGATGACTATCAGGAACAGCTGGATTCACCATTTGCCGACATTGGCAATATCGGTGGGCCAAAAGCTGGTTCTGTGACTGCAGCCTGCTTCCTGCAACGTTTTACCCGTGAATATCGCTGGGCACATCTGGATGTTGCAGGTACGGCATGGAACTCAGGTACCAATAAAGGTGCAACCGGCCGTCCAGTTCCATTATTGATGCAATTCCTGGCGAATCGCGTTCAAAGCAATGGCTAA
- a CDS encoding DNA polymerase III subunit chi, with protein sequence MAKVSFYLFEKSPERQVDSTCRLCRKILRQPARIWLLCADAALQQQLDERLWSFDPSSFIPHGIDQPESTVCISATLPEQSDWIIFNFNPEALEPYAKFSHIIEIIENHETAKQLGREKFKQYRRLGIEPDTHKL encoded by the coding sequence ATGGCTAAAGTCAGCTTTTATTTATTTGAAAAAAGCCCTGAACGACAAGTGGACAGCACTTGTCGTTTATGCCGTAAGATTCTGCGTCAGCCGGCGCGGATCTGGTTATTATGTGCCGATGCAGCATTGCAACAGCAGCTAGATGAACGTTTGTGGAGTTTTGACCCCAGCAGCTTTATTCCACATGGTATTGACCAGCCTGAGTCAACAGTCTGTATTTCGGCCACACTACCGGAACAGTCCGACTGGATTATTTTCAATTTTAATCCGGAAGCACTTGAACCTTACGCAAAATTTAGTCACATTATTGAGATCATTGAAAATCATGAAACGGCTAAACAGCTGGGTCGTGAAAAATTCAAGCAATATCGTCGATTAGGTATTGAACCGGACACCCATAAGCTTTAA
- the blhA gene encoding cell division protein BlhA encodes MALNVGPDFKQRWLNVPEAVRQTFIDDLSRICDILKPETSLEEWQSRDQHLQQESEHKIEAAYAQRKAELIEEARIRKQLALEKALAEKRAEEQAYQEQLRLEEQRKFSEQSQVLAEINTHLETEVQHYVARYAKNPETTFDFARGRLQIEDQSILSELESVRLRLELEAETVIEQTVHALREKMRAAAKEEIEYMLKNSEFSDQPRNI; translated from the coding sequence GTGGCATTAAATGTAGGTCCCGATTTTAAACAGCGCTGGTTAAATGTGCCGGAAGCTGTGCGTCAGACCTTTATCGATGACCTCTCTCGGATCTGCGATATTTTAAAGCCAGAAACGTCTTTGGAAGAATGGCAGAGTCGTGACCAGCACTTGCAGCAGGAATCTGAACATAAGATCGAAGCCGCCTATGCGCAGCGCAAAGCCGAATTGATTGAAGAAGCCCGCATTCGCAAACAGCTTGCGCTTGAAAAAGCCTTGGCCGAGAAACGTGCCGAAGAACAGGCCTATCAAGAACAGCTACGTCTTGAAGAACAGCGTAAATTTAGCGAACAGAGTCAGGTGCTTGCTGAAATAAATACGCATCTAGAGACTGAAGTGCAGCACTATGTCGCACGTTATGCAAAAAATCCTGAGACGACTTTTGATTTTGCCAGAGGTCGCCTCCAGATTGAAGACCAGAGCATTTTATCCGAATTAGAAAGTGTACGTTTACGTCTGGAACTTGAGGCAGAAACGGTGATTGAACAGACTGTCCATGCACTGCGTGAAAAAATGCGTGCTGCGGCCAAAGAAGAAATCGAGTATATGCTGAAAAATTCTGAATTTTCTGATCAGCCACGCAATATTTAA
- a CDS encoding VTT domain-containing protein — protein sequence MLDFLLNLEQSLPLLLDQYGVWIYAILFLVIFAETGSVFFFFLPGDSLLLAVGALCASSDLVTLHSMGLLLFTASVLGYSVNYYTGKVLGLKYFNQHSRYFKPEYMVKTNHYFMKHGGKTILIARFIPFVRSFGPFAAGSAHMSFATFSFYNIAGGILWIGTLLSIGYLLGNAAFMLADFF from the coding sequence ATGCTCGATTTTTTACTTAACTTGGAACAGTCATTGCCGCTATTGCTCGATCAATACGGGGTATGGATTTATGCAATCCTGTTTCTGGTGATTTTTGCAGAAACCGGTTCAGTGTTTTTCTTTTTTCTGCCCGGCGACAGTCTATTGCTGGCTGTGGGAGCTTTGTGCGCCAGCAGCGATCTGGTGACCCTGCATTCGATGGGGCTGTTGTTATTCACTGCCTCGGTGTTGGGCTATAGCGTGAATTATTACACCGGAAAAGTTCTCGGTTTAAAATATTTCAATCAACATTCACGTTATTTCAAGCCGGAATATATGGTGAAAACCAATCACTATTTTATGAAACATGGCGGTAAAACCATTTTAATTGCACGTTTTATTCCCTTTGTCCGCTCATTTGGCCCTTTTGCCGCCGGCTCAGCGCATATGAGCTTTGCCACATTCAGCTTTTATAATATTGCGGGTGGTATCCTCTGGATTGGCACTTTGTTAAGCATTGGTTATCTGCTTGGAAATGCGGCCTTTATGCTGGCAGATTTTTTCTAA
- a CDS encoding riboflavin synthase, translating into MFTGIIESLGKVESLQSVGGDVRLRIQTDLDMSDVHLGDSIATNGICLTVIDWGENWYAADVSRESLNRTTLGTWKAGQPVNVEKAMLPTTRFGGHIVSGHVDAVGEITLVREDARSIYYEVTAPAEIAKYLAEKGSVTVDGISLTINHLRGSVISLNLIPHTAERTNIGTWKVGSKVNLEVDVLARYIERLLLGDKAAQTTEQSKISMDFLAENGFLK; encoded by the coding sequence ATGTTTACAGGTATTATCGAAAGCCTCGGCAAAGTCGAAAGTCTGCAAAGCGTTGGTGGTGATGTACGTTTACGCATCCAGACCGATCTGGACATGTCTGATGTACATCTGGGTGATTCTATCGCGACCAATGGTATCTGCCTGACCGTGATCGACTGGGGCGAGAACTGGTATGCGGCTGATGTTTCCCGTGAAAGTCTGAACCGGACCACGCTCGGCACTTGGAAAGCCGGTCAACCTGTCAATGTTGAAAAAGCCATGTTGCCGACTACGCGTTTTGGCGGTCATATTGTGTCAGGTCATGTCGATGCAGTCGGCGAGATCACCCTGGTACGTGAAGATGCACGTTCAATTTATTATGAAGTGACTGCACCTGCTGAAATTGCCAAATATCTCGCAGAAAAAGGCTCGGTCACAGTCGACGGCATCAGTCTAACGATTAATCATTTGCGTGGTAGCGTGATTAGTCTGAACCTGATTCCACATACTGCTGAACGTACCAATATCGGTACCTGGAAAGTCGGTAGCAAGGTCAATCTGGAAGTGGATGTATTGGCACGTTATATCGAGCGTTTATTGCTCGGTGATAAAGCCGCCCAAACCACTGAACAATCAAAAATCAGTATGGATTTCCTGGCTGAAAATGGTTTCTTAAAATAA
- a CDS encoding DNA adenine methylase, with protein MSSESTVYHKRRHAARTTDEYLFHQLVPYLGNKRRLLHLILEALESTGTLNRADGRAPIFADFFAGSGVVSRLARQNGYRVIANDWEPYSHALNHAVLACTEAPAFKELGGYQKAIDYLNRLPEVKGWVTHNLCPRNDEIYDPARDRLFFKRRNGMRIDAIRQQIAAWQAQGAIDDVEMSALLAPLLYSASFVSNTSGVFKSFHHGWGGKTQTALERIESLLWLTPSRFCESDQKKGMAAEMWCVDAQHLANQMSGFEVDVAYLDPPYNQHAYSSNYHVLNALTLWDQADLPTPDTKGFKSGIDRAWRKERPSQYNSSKYAKEAYESLLATINARFILTSYSTDGNISATDLLQANLKRGRVTLLTQDVPRYRVSKQRQSERARVLEFIVITDTHAKSGPPIRQLLSQLHHYAELGGVDTTGVSTQLALW; from the coding sequence ATGAGTTCAGAGTCTACGGTTTATCATAAACGTCGCCATGCGGCACGTACCACCGATGAATATCTTTTCCATCAGCTGGTTCCTTATCTGGGCAATAAACGCCGTTTACTGCATTTAATTCTGGAAGCGTTGGAAAGTACGGGAACTCTGAACCGTGCTGATGGTCGTGCGCCGATTTTTGCTGACTTTTTTGCAGGTTCAGGCGTGGTCTCGCGCTTGGCCCGTCAGAATGGCTATCGTGTGATTGCCAATGACTGGGAGCCGTATAGCCATGCGCTGAATCATGCGGTACTGGCCTGTACTGAAGCACCGGCATTTAAAGAACTCGGTGGCTATCAGAAAGCGATTGATTATCTGAACCGTCTGCCGGAAGTTAAAGGCTGGGTGACGCATAACCTGTGTCCGCGTAATGATGAAATTTATGATCCAGCCCGTGATCGTTTGTTCTTTAAACGTCGTAACGGCATGCGTATTGATGCCATCCGTCAGCAGATTGCAGCCTGGCAGGCACAAGGTGCAATTGATGATGTGGAAATGTCTGCCTTGCTGGCACCCTTGCTGTATTCCGCCAGTTTTGTCAGCAATACTTCAGGCGTTTTCAAAAGCTTTCATCATGGCTGGGGCGGGAAAACCCAAACTGCGCTGGAACGGATTGAATCATTGCTGTGGCTGACTCCAAGCCGTTTTTGTGAATCGGATCAGAAAAAGGGAATGGCCGCAGAAATGTGGTGTGTCGATGCCCAGCATCTGGCCAACCAGATGAGCGGCTTTGAAGTAGATGTAGCTTATCTGGATCCACCGTATAATCAGCATGCTTATAGCAGTAATTATCATGTGCTGAATGCGCTGACCTTATGGGATCAGGCCGATTTACCGACTCCGGATACCAAGGGCTTTAAGAGCGGGATTGACCGGGCATGGCGCAAAGAGCGTCCGAGCCAGTACAATTCCTCTAAATATGCCAAAGAAGCTTACGAGAGCCTGTTGGCCACCATCAATGCACGTTTCATTCTGACCAGTTATTCAACTGACGGTAATATCAGCGCTACCGATTTGTTACAGGCCAATCTGAAACGTGGCCGGGTGACCTTGCTAACCCAGGATGTGCCGCGTTATCGTGTTAGCAAACAGCGCCAGTCTGAACGTGCCCGCGTGCTGGAATTTATTGTGATTACCGATACCCATGCCAAGTCAGGTCCACCGATCCGTCAATTACTCAGCCAGCTGCATCATTATGCAGAATTGGGTGGTGTGGATACGACCGGCGTTAGTACCCAGTTGGCCCTCTGGTAA
- the ribD gene encoding bifunctional diaminohydroxyphosphoribosylaminopyrimidine deaminase/5-amino-6-(5-phosphoribosylamino)uracil reductase RibD produces MAELNQDQIWMRRAIELARQGQYSTKPNPNVGCVIVKDGIVIGEGFHPQAGQPHAEVFALRQAGEQARGATAYVTLEPCAHYGRTPPCAKGLVEAGVAKVVVACPDPNPLVAGKGVQILKDAGIEVDVGICEDEAHELNQGFLKAMATGMPYVRLKIASSLDGRTAMASGESKWITGVEARQDVQHWRAISGAVITGIDTVLADDCQLNVRQLDGIEDIKTVVQPKRIILDRQGRLPLNAKILAQADTVMVMGPFRQELADLGVLHLPVQPLAELLKQLVQQHQIYDVLVEAGATLSTAFLQQKLVDELISYVAPTLLGRSARTMFNAEFSHMAEQLRFKLCDVTRLGDDVRFRLIPFQETL; encoded by the coding sequence ATGGCTGAACTGAATCAAGATCAAATCTGGATGCGCCGGGCCATTGAATTGGCACGTCAGGGGCAATATTCCACCAAACCGAATCCGAATGTCGGCTGTGTCATTGTTAAAGATGGCATCGTGATTGGTGAAGGCTTTCATCCCCAAGCCGGCCAGCCACATGCTGAAGTCTTTGCGCTGCGTCAGGCCGGTGAACAGGCACGTGGTGCAACCGCTTATGTGACTCTAGAACCTTGTGCGCATTATGGCCGGACACCGCCTTGTGCCAAAGGTCTGGTGGAAGCAGGTGTGGCTAAAGTTGTCGTGGCCTGTCCTGATCCCAATCCGCTAGTGGCCGGAAAGGGCGTACAGATCCTGAAAGATGCGGGCATTGAGGTAGACGTTGGCATCTGTGAAGATGAAGCGCATGAGCTGAATCAAGGTTTCCTGAAAGCCATGGCGACTGGCATGCCTTATGTGCGTTTAAAAATTGCCTCAAGCCTGGATGGCCGTACCGCAATGGCATCGGGTGAATCGAAATGGATTACCGGTGTGGAAGCGCGTCAGGATGTACAGCATTGGCGTGCGATTTCAGGCGCAGTGATCACCGGAATTGATACGGTTCTTGCGGATGACTGTCAGCTGAATGTGCGGCAACTGGATGGGATTGAAGATATCAAGACCGTGGTGCAACCGAAACGAATTATTCTAGACCGTCAGGGGCGTTTACCACTAAACGCAAAAATTTTAGCGCAAGCCGATACCGTAATGGTGATGGGGCCATTTCGTCAGGAGCTTGCAGATCTGGGTGTGCTACACTTGCCGGTACAGCCTTTAGCAGAATTATTAAAGCAACTGGTTCAACAGCATCAGATTTATGATGTCTTGGTGGAAGCAGGGGCGACCTTATCTACGGCATTTTTACAACAAAAATTGGTTGATGAACTGATCAGTTACGTTGCACCGACCCTATTGGGTCGGTCTGCGCGTACCATGTTTAATGCAGAATTTAGCCATATGGCCGAACAACTCCGATTTAAGCTGTGCGATGTAACTCGCTTAGGTGATGACGTGCGCTTCAGGCTAATTCCTTTTCAAGAGACACTATGA
- the nrdR gene encoding transcriptional regulator NrdR has translation MHCPFCNTADSKVIDSRLAAEGCQIRRRRECVSCNERFTTFESYEVVMPRVIKSDGKNEPFDEAKLRRSLMHALQKRPVTQEQIETVLSDIQLQIRRLGERDVKSRTIGEIVMQSLFALDHVAYVRFASVYQDFQDVEAFRHQIEQMQQRELQE, from the coding sequence ATGCATTGCCCATTTTGCAATACTGCAGACAGTAAAGTGATTGATTCACGCCTGGCAGCTGAAGGCTGTCAGATTCGTCGTCGCCGTGAATGTGTCAGTTGTAATGAACGCTTCACTACCTTTGAAAGCTATGAAGTGGTGATGCCGCGCGTCATCAAGTCGGATGGCAAAAATGAACCTTTCGATGAAGCCAAATTACGCCGTTCCCTGATGCATGCCTTGCAAAAACGCCCGGTGACCCAGGAGCAGATTGAAACAGTGCTGAGCGATATTCAGCTACAGATTCGCCGTCTGGGTGAGCGTGATGTGAAATCACGTACCATCGGTGAAATCGTGATGCAGTCTTTATTTGCTCTGGATCATGTTGCCTATGTGCGTTTTGCTTCGGTCTATCAGGATTTTCAGGATGTCGAAGCTTTTCGTCATCAGATTGAACAGATGCAACAACGAGAATTACAAGAATAA
- a CDS encoding ammonium transporter, whose translation MKKMLLAFGMAGALFGGSVAWAEEAATATTPTEEIVLVEEAGDTTNTTTDTTAAIAEAAPVEAAAPAEEEPTLDTGDTAWVLTSTALVLLMTIPGLALFYGGMVRKKNVLATMAHSFIAAAVVSIAWVIIGYTLAFGEGNAFIGGLDKFMLAGITTEALSGTIPEILFVIFQMTFAIITVAIISGSIAERMKFGAFVAFIALWVVIVYAPITHWVWGGGWLANDGALDFAGGTVVHINSGVAGLVAAYMLGKRMGLGRESMAPHNLTLTVVGASLLWVGWFGFNGGSALGANGSAGYALIVTQVAAAAAAISWLITEKLARGKASVLGGVSGAVAGLVVITPAAGFVTVGGALAMGLIGGVVCFWGITALKRALKADDSLDAFGLHGVGGIVGAILTAFFASEFIMGDNAPANVMHQLWVQVEGVLATIAYSAIMTFIILKVIDLIIGIRVASDDERMGLDLSQHGERVE comes from the coding sequence ATGAAAAAAATGCTACTAGCGTTCGGCATGGCCGGCGCTCTTTTTGGTGGTTCTGTTGCATGGGCTGAAGAAGCTGCAACAGCAACAACACCGACAGAAGAAATTGTGCTTGTTGAAGAAGCAGGCGATACAACAAATACAACAACAGACACTACAGCAGCAATTGCTGAAGCAGCGCCAGTTGAAGCTGCAGCACCTGCAGAAGAAGAACCAACGCTAGATACCGGCGATACCGCCTGGGTTTTAACCTCTACCGCTCTAGTTTTACTCATGACCATTCCTGGCTTGGCGCTATTTTATGGCGGTATGGTCCGCAAGAAAAACGTCCTGGCGACGATGGCACATAGCTTTATTGCTGCGGCTGTGGTCAGTATTGCCTGGGTGATTATTGGTTATACCCTAGCTTTCGGTGAAGGCAATGCCTTTATAGGCGGCCTGGATAAATTCATGCTGGCCGGTATTACCACAGAGGCGCTTTCAGGCACGATTCCTGAAATCCTGTTTGTGATTTTCCAAATGACCTTTGCCATCATTACGGTTGCCATCATCAGCGGTTCGATTGCAGAACGTATGAAATTTGGTGCTTTCGTTGCTTTCATCGCACTTTGGGTGGTGATTGTCTATGCACCAATTACCCACTGGGTATGGGGTGGTGGCTGGTTAGCTAACGACGGCGCGCTTGATTTTGCTGGTGGTACGGTTGTACATATCAACTCGGGTGTTGCCGGTCTGGTAGCAGCGTATATGCTGGGCAAACGTATGGGCTTGGGCCGTGAATCTATGGCACCGCATAACCTGACGCTTACTGTGGTCGGTGCATCTTTACTCTGGGTAGGCTGGTTCGGTTTCAACGGTGGTTCTGCATTAGGTGCAAACGGTTCTGCAGGCTATGCTTTGATCGTGACTCAAGTCGCTGCAGCGGCAGCAGCTATCTCTTGGTTAATCACTGAAAAACTGGCACGTGGTAAAGCTTCTGTACTGGGCGGCGTATCGGGTGCAGTTGCTGGTCTGGTGGTCATTACTCCAGCTGCAGGTTTTGTGACTGTAGGCGGTGCATTGGCGATGGGTCTGATCGGTGGTGTAGTGTGCTTCTGGGGGATTACTGCACTGAAACGCGCATTGAAAGCCGATGACTCTTTAGATGCTTTTGGTCTGCATGGTGTAGGTGGTATTGTCGGTGCGATTTTAACCGCATTCTTCGCTAGCGAATTCATCATGGGTGACAATGCCCCTGCCAATGTCATGCATCAGCTTTGGGTGCAAGTGGAAGGTGTACTGGCAACCATTGCTTACTCTGCGATCATGACCTTCATTATCCTGAAAGTCATTGACTTGATCATTGGAATCCGTGTGGCATCTGATGATGAGCGTATGGGTCTGGATTTAAGCCAACATGGCGAACGTGTCGAATAA
- the glnK gene encoding P-II family nitrogen regulator, giving the protein MKLVTAIVKPFKLDDVREALSEIGVQGITVTEVKGFGRQKGHTELYRGAEYVVDFLPKVKIEIAISDEMVDAVIESITRVASTGKIGDGKIFVTNLEQVIRIRTGETGADAV; this is encoded by the coding sequence ATGAAGCTCGTAACTGCAATTGTAAAACCTTTTAAATTAGACGATGTTCGCGAAGCATTGTCTGAAATTGGTGTTCAAGGCATCACTGTAACTGAAGTGAAAGGCTTTGGTCGTCAAAAAGGCCACACTGAACTCTATCGTGGTGCTGAATACGTTGTAGATTTCTTGCCGAAAGTCAAAATTGAAATTGCGATTAGCGATGAAATGGTAGACGCGGTAATTGAATCTATTACTCGTGTGGCGAGCACTGGAAAAATCGGTGACGGAAAAATTTTCGTGACTAACTTAGAACAAGTCATCCGTATTCGTACAGGTGAAACAGGTGCAGACGCTGTCTAA
- a CDS encoding accessory factor UbiK family protein, translated as MIETLLQAILQQVEQPKKDLEHNIRALLNEAVAKMDLVSKEEIERQRTALNNANHRLNDLLKQVEALEEKISNKK; from the coding sequence ATGATTGAAACTTTATTACAAGCAATTTTGCAGCAAGTCGAACAACCCAAGAAAGATTTGGAACATAATATCCGTGCCCTGTTAAATGAAGCTGTGGCGAAAATGGATTTGGTGTCTAAAGAAGAAATAGAACGTCAGCGTACTGCCCTAAATAATGCCAATCATCGCCTGAATGATTTACTCAAACAGGTGGAAGCATTAGAAGAGAAAATTTCGAACAAAAAATAA
- a CDS encoding YifB family Mg chelatase-like AAA ATPase, translating into MSFAKIYTRGLLGLHAPLIEVEVHVSSGMPSLTIVGLPEAAVRESKDRVRSAILNSGFQFPTKRLTINLAPADLPKDGSRLDLPIALGILVASGQLPEDCTEHLEFIGELALDGQLRPVSGTLSIAIACQSAQHQLILPGPNAQEACQLLDFKVFAANHLKEVCEHLSQVQRLPQIETSPLNTDHFYKFDLADVKGQLRSRRALEIAAAGGHSLLFRGPPGTGKTLLASRLASILPPLKTQENLEVASIYSVANANHPFGQRPFRAPHHTASAVALVGGGSHPKPGEITLAHLGVLFLDELPEFDRKVLEVLRQPLEAKEIVISRASRQITFPANFQLVAAMNPCPCGYAFNQDIRCQCSPESIKRYQNRISGPLLDRIDLHIDVPPLQAHELQDNRPTENSETVRQRVIAAYEIQMQRQNTLNMSLSPKQLEQYAALDQSAQKMLEIAQQKLNLSARGYHRVLRVARTIADLNQSPDIQSQHLSEALSYRGQQQI; encoded by the coding sequence ATGTCTTTTGCCAAAATTTATACGCGAGGCTTGCTGGGCCTGCATGCGCCTTTAATTGAAGTCGAAGTTCATGTCAGTTCGGGTATGCCTTCGCTCACTATAGTGGGGCTTCCCGAAGCGGCGGTACGTGAAAGTAAAGACCGGGTCCGTTCTGCCATTTTGAATAGCGGCTTTCAATTTCCGACCAAACGTCTGACTATTAATCTGGCTCCAGCAGATTTACCGAAAGATGGTTCACGTCTGGATTTACCGATTGCTTTAGGCATTTTAGTGGCCTCCGGACAGCTGCCTGAAGATTGCACCGAGCATCTGGAATTTATTGGAGAATTGGCCCTCGATGGTCAATTACGTCCTGTCAGCGGTACCTTGAGTATTGCCATTGCCTGTCAAAGTGCCCAGCATCAACTGATTTTACCTGGCCCAAATGCACAGGAAGCCTGTCAGCTCCTAGACTTTAAAGTCTTTGCAGCCAATCATCTGAAAGAAGTGTGTGAACATCTTTCCCAAGTGCAGCGTTTGCCGCAGATAGAAACCAGTCCACTTAATACAGACCATTTTTATAAATTTGATCTTGCGGATGTAAAAGGACAATTACGATCACGGCGTGCTTTAGAAATTGCCGCGGCAGGTGGTCATTCATTGCTGTTTCGAGGCCCACCTGGAACAGGAAAAACCTTGCTGGCTTCTCGATTGGCCAGTATTTTGCCGCCCTTAAAGACGCAGGAAAATCTGGAAGTGGCGAGTATTTATTCGGTGGCGAATGCCAACCATCCTTTTGGGCAACGGCCGTTTCGAGCACCACACCATACTGCTTCTGCGGTAGCATTGGTCGGGGGTGGCTCACATCCCAAACCAGGAGAAATTACCCTGGCGCATTTAGGGGTTTTATTTCTGGACGAGCTACCAGAATTCGACCGCAAAGTGCTGGAAGTTCTACGTCAGCCTTTAGAAGCCAAGGAAATTGTCATTTCCCGGGCATCACGCCAAATTACCTTTCCGGCTAATTTCCAGTTGGTGGCTGCCATGAATCCATGTCCATGTGGGTATGCATTCAATCAAGATATCCGCTGCCAATGTTCACCCGAAAGTATTAAACGCTATCAGAACCGGATTTCAGGCCCGTTGCTGGATCGGATTGATTTGCATATTGATGTACCGCCATTACAAGCGCATGAATTACAGGACAATCGACCTACAGAAAACTCAGAAACGGTTAGACAACGCGTCATTGCAGCCTATGAAATTCAGATGCAACGGCAAAATACCTTGAATATGAGTTTGAGTCCAAAACAGCTAGAGCAATATGCCGCATTAGATCAGTCTGCCCAGAAGATGCTTGAAATAGCTCAGCAAAAACTGAATTTATCAGCACGTGGCTATCATCGGGTCTTGCGTGTTGCACGCACCATTGCCGATTTAAATCAAAGTCCAGATATTCAAAGTCAGCATCTTTCGGAGGCCCTGTCTTATCGCGGGCAGCAGCAGATTTAG